The DNA segment GGTGCTGAAATAGGAGTATAATGAAAGATCACATAGTCAGACTCGTCGCTACCGGATTGTACTCGGGATATGGTCGACCCTACCCCGGAACATGGGGCACCGGACCGGCCTGGCTTATCGGTTATTTTTTAATCGGCGGCGACCAGCGGTTGTTGATCGGCGCCGTGGTCGTCTCGTTCGTGCTGTCGGTCTGGGCGGCCGGTGAGGCCGAGAAGATGTTCGGACACGATGCCCGCAAGATCGTGATTGATGAATGGGCCGG comes from the Candidatus Zixiibacteriota bacterium genome and includes:
- a CDS encoding phosphatidylglycerophosphatase A gives rise to the protein MKDHIVRLVATGLYSGYGRPYPGTWGTGPAWLIGYFLIGGDQRLLIGAVVVSFVLSVWAAGEAEKMFGHDARKIVIDEWAGMFVTFLFVPVSFQNYVIAFVMFRGFDVVKIPPARNAEKLPGGWGVTMDDIVAGVQACAATHLIIYGLDKFQIL